Proteins encoded by one window of Betaproteobacteria bacterium:
- a CDS encoding TatD family hydrolase: MALVDSHCHIDFPELLARIDDVVGALPAAGVSHALCVCVNMEDFPRVLSVAERFPNVFASVGVHPDHEEGAEPSLDDLVSASRHPRVVAIGETGLDYYRHPERRDVQRERFATHIAAARATNKPLIVHTRAAAADTLELMRSERAAEPGGVMHCFTETWDVAKGALDLGFHISFSGIVTFRNAQDLRDVAQKVPLDRLLVETDSPYLAPVPHRGKTNEPAFVQHVAACIAEVRGMSPDALAEATTANFFALFSTAVA, translated from the coding sequence ATGGCGCTGGTCGACTCGCACTGCCATATCGATTTTCCGGAACTCCTGGCCCGAATCGATGATGTTGTGGGCGCGCTGCCGGCGGCAGGCGTTTCGCACGCCTTGTGTGTCTGCGTGAACATGGAAGACTTTCCGCGAGTACTGAGCGTCGCCGAGCGGTTTCCCAACGTCTTCGCATCGGTGGGCGTTCATCCCGATCATGAAGAGGGTGCCGAACCGTCGTTGGACGACCTCGTGTCCGCATCCCGGCATCCAAGAGTCGTAGCGATCGGTGAAACCGGCCTGGACTACTACCGGCATCCGGAGCGCCGGGACGTCCAGCGTGAGAGATTCGCGACCCACATCGCTGCAGCTCGAGCGACGAACAAGCCCCTCATCGTTCACACGCGTGCTGCCGCGGCCGACACCCTTGAATTGATGCGAAGCGAACGAGCCGCCGAGCCAGGAGGGGTGATGCATTGTTTTACTGAGACCTGGGACGTCGCCAAGGGGGCGCTTGATCTGGGGTTCCACATCTCGTTCTCGGGAATCGTCACATTCAGGAATGCGCAGGATCTGCGGGACGTCGCGCAGAAGGTGCCTCTCGACAGATTGCTCGTCGAAACCGACTCGCCTTATCTGGCCCCGGTTCCCCATCGCGGAAAGACGAACGAACCTGCATTCGTCCAACACGTGGCAGCATGCATTGCGGAAGTGCGAGGAATGAGTCCGGACGCGCTGGCCGAGGCGACGACTGCCAATTTCTTTGCGCTCTTCAGCACGGCCGTTGCCTGA
- a CDS encoding PilZ domain-containing protein: protein MPYIRHGGMFIPTNKPYRLGDEIFMLIALPGDAARLPVAGKVVWVTPPGAQGNKAHGVGVQFKEDDTGRQAKDRIEALLAGYGKANQPTHTM, encoded by the coding sequence ATGCCTTACATTCGGCACGGTGGGATGTTCATTCCCACGAACAAGCCCTATCGCCTCGGTGACGAGATCTTCATGCTCATTGCGTTGCCTGGCGATGCCGCCCGCCTGCCTGTAGCCGGCAAGGTGGTGTGGGTAACCCCACCGGGGGCCCAAGGCAACAAGGCTCACGGCGTCGGCGTCCAGTTCAAGGAAGACGACACAGGGCGACAGGCCAAGGACCGGATCGAAGCGCTGCTCGCCGGGTACGGCAAGGCGAACCAGCCCACGCACACGATGTAA
- a CDS encoding dTMP kinase, whose protein sequence is MTRGRFITFEGIDGAGKSTCLEFVRAWLQERGLSLVTTREPGGTAAGEAIRRLLLDKNTRICADTEALLMFAARAEHLEVVVRPALSQASWVLCDRFTDATYAYQGGGRGIAFDRLDTLRDWVQQGLEPDLTVLVDVDPGIASKRLEGRGGEADRFEREARQFHERVRGAYLELAARSPARIRIVDSTASVEEVQERLRPVLEELLR, encoded by the coding sequence GTGACGAGGGGCCGATTCATCACGTTCGAAGGTATCGATGGCGCAGGGAAGAGCACCTGCCTCGAATTCGTCCGGGCGTGGTTGCAAGAGCGAGGGCTATCCCTCGTCACGACACGCGAGCCGGGAGGTACCGCAGCGGGGGAAGCCATCCGGCGGTTGCTGCTCGACAAGAACACGCGGATCTGCGCAGATACGGAGGCGCTGTTGATGTTTGCGGCAAGGGCGGAACATCTGGAGGTTGTGGTACGTCCCGCGCTATCGCAGGCGTCCTGGGTTCTCTGTGATCGATTCACGGATGCGACCTACGCGTATCAGGGTGGAGGACGCGGCATTGCGTTCGATCGGCTCGATACTCTGCGCGACTGGGTGCAGCAGGGTCTGGAACCCGATCTCACGGTTCTCGTGGATGTCGACCCCGGCATAGCTTCGAAGCGCCTGGAGGGCAGGGGAGGCGAAGCGGACAGATTCGAACGGGAGGCGAGGCAGTTTCACGAACGTGTCAGGGGGGCGTATCTGGAACTGGCGGCGCGTTCACCTGCCCGCATACGGATCGTGGATTCGACGGCATCGGTCGAAGAGGTGCAGGAGCGATTGAGGCCTGTCCTGGAAGAACTCCTGCGCTGA
- the mltG gene encoding endolytic transglycosylase MltG — MRLRWLLFFVAATGILAGGCVYGLRWLGTQPLMEAGAPIRITIDQGMGLRAIARQLHRQGLVAHPLLFVGVARWHGKADRLKAGVYEIRPGMSARSFMEAMARGDSIREQIRFIEGWTFKQIRAAVDAHPGLKHDSRQWTVSALLERIGAIEKGPEGLFFPDSYQFASGSSDLVVWRQAYAQMRSMIERTWRERQPGIPVATPYEALILASIVEKETGSPSDRPQIAAVFSNRLRIGMRLQSDPTVIYGMGASFDGNLRRADLEQDTPYNTYIRPGLPPTPIASPGAAALEAVMRPPASRALYFVARGDGSSEFSESLSDHNRAVDRFQRRSP, encoded by the coding sequence ATGCGGCTTCGCTGGCTCCTCTTTTTTGTGGCTGCAACCGGCATCCTCGCCGGTGGGTGCGTCTACGGCTTGCGCTGGCTCGGGACGCAGCCGCTCATGGAGGCGGGTGCTCCGATTCGCATCACCATCGATCAGGGCATGGGGCTTCGTGCCATCGCTCGTCAGCTTCATCGCCAGGGACTCGTGGCGCACCCGCTGCTGTTCGTGGGCGTCGCGCGGTGGCATGGAAAGGCGGACCGGCTCAAGGCCGGCGTCTACGAGATCAGGCCGGGGATGAGCGCTCGAAGTTTCATGGAAGCGATGGCGCGGGGCGATTCCATCCGGGAGCAGATCCGCTTCATCGAAGGTTGGACGTTCAAGCAGATCCGCGCGGCCGTGGATGCCCATCCCGGACTCAAGCACGACAGCCGGCAATGGACTGTTTCCGCCTTGCTCGAGCGCATCGGTGCCATCGAGAAGGGGCCTGAAGGGCTGTTCTTTCCGGATTCCTACCAGTTCGCCTCCGGGTCGAGCGATCTGGTCGTTTGGCGTCAGGCTTACGCACAGATGCGCAGCATGATCGAGCGCACCTGGCGCGAGCGGCAGCCGGGCATCCCCGTGGCCACCCCCTACGAGGCGCTCATTCTGGCCTCCATCGTCGAAAAGGAAACTGGCAGTCCGTCGGACCGTCCGCAGATCGCGGCAGTCTTCTCGAATCGTCTGCGCATCGGCATGCGCCTGCAGAGCGATCCCACGGTGATCTATGGCATGGGCGCATCCTTCGACGGCAACTTGCGGCGCGCCGATCTCGAGCAGGATACGCCCTACAACACGTATATTCGGCCGGGACTTCCCCCCACGCCCATAGCGTCGCCGGGTGCCGCGGCATTGGAGGCAGTGATGCGCCCTCCCGCATCACGGGCGCTGTACTTTGTCGCGCGAGGCGACGGATCCTCCGAATTCTCCGAGTCGCTTTCCGATCACAATCGTGCCGTCGACAGATTCCAGAGGCGCTCACCGTGA
- the acpP gene encoding acyl carrier protein — protein sequence MESVEQRVKRIVAEQLGVNEGDIKNESTFVDDLGADSLDTVELVMALEEEFECDIPDEEAEKITSVQQAIDYVNAHLN from the coding sequence ATGGAAAGCGTTGAACAACGCGTCAAGCGGATCGTTGCCGAACAGCTGGGCGTGAACGAAGGGGACATCAAGAACGAATCCACCTTCGTGGACGACCTGGGCGCCGATTCTCTGGACACGGTCGAACTGGTGATGGCACTGGAAGAAGAGTTCGAGTGCGACATCCCCGATGAAGAAGCAGAGAAGATCACGTCGGTGCAGCAGGCCATCGACTACGTCAACGCTCATCTCAATTAA